A genomic window from Rhodothermales bacterium includes:
- a CDS encoding inorganic diphosphatase, which produces MYRTAHAWHDVPIGDEAPEIFQAVIEIPKGSKIKYELDKQTGLIRVDRVLYSSVIYPANYGFIPQTLGDDDDPLDVLVLMQEQVAPLSILRARPIGLMEMVDQGQSDEKIICIHVDDPAFNGFYHIWELPDHTLRELKRFFQDYKKLEDKEVRVDNFLGPDKARAVVNRSRVLYNEMYRKKKDEAETAAATS; this is translated from the coding sequence ATGTATCGTACAGCGCATGCGTGGCACGATGTGCCCATCGGCGACGAAGCCCCGGAGATTTTTCAGGCGGTAATCGAAATTCCGAAAGGAAGCAAGATCAAATATGAACTCGACAAGCAGACCGGCCTCATCCGGGTCGACCGTGTCTTGTATTCATCGGTGATCTACCCGGCCAACTACGGCTTCATCCCCCAGACCCTTGGCGACGACGACGACCCGCTCGACGTACTGGTGCTCATGCAGGAGCAGGTGGCGCCGCTGAGTATCCTCAGGGCGCGTCCCATCGGGCTAATGGAGATGGTGGATCAGGGGCAGAGCGATGAGAAGATCATCTGCATCCATGTGGACGACCCGGCCTTTAACGGCTTCTACCATATCTGGGAGCTGCCGGACCACACGCTACGCGAACTGAAGCGCTTCTTCCAGGACTACAAGAAGCTCGAGGACAAGGAGGTCCGCGTCGATAACTTCCTCGGTCCGGACAAGGCGCGCGCCGTCGTCAATCGATCCCGCGTACTCTACAACGAGATGTACCGGAAGAAAAAGGACGAGGCGGAAACCGCTGCCGCGACGAGCTGA
- the egtD gene encoding L-histidine N(alpha)-methyltransferase yields the protein MSKFNLVFPSNPDASTLVDDARDAFLSDVLEGLERPQKTLPAKYFYDETGSQLFEAICELKEYYPTRTEVAIMQRYIDEIVALLGPRCLLIEYGSGSSLKTRILLDRLVEPAGYVPIDISGDFLQEVAAALADDYADLRIEPVSADYTRPFTLPDIQPPPRRRVVYFPGSTIGNFEPAGAVAFLKRAARVCGPGGGLLIGVDLQKDIHVLEAAYDDARGVTAAFNKNMLYRINCELGADFDPDRFHHRAVYNRDEGRIEMHLVSQEAQSVTISGRQVDFDRCETIHTENSYKYTPAQFARLAAQAGFAQQRVWTDDASYFSVQYLTVGGTGPA from the coding sequence ATGTCCAAATTCAACCTCGTCTTTCCATCGAATCCAGACGCTTCCACCCTCGTGGACGATGCGCGCGATGCGTTTTTGTCCGACGTCCTCGAAGGTCTCGAACGGCCTCAGAAGACGTTGCCGGCCAAGTACTTCTACGACGAAACGGGTTCGCAGCTGTTCGAGGCGATCTGCGAGCTGAAGGAATATTACCCCACCCGCACCGAGGTGGCCATCATGCAGAGGTACATCGACGAGATCGTCGCCCTGCTCGGGCCCCGGTGCCTGCTGATCGAATACGGGAGCGGCAGCAGCCTCAAGACGCGTATTCTGCTCGACCGCCTTGTCGAACCCGCCGGCTATGTGCCGATCGATATCTCGGGTGATTTCCTGCAGGAGGTGGCGGCCGCCCTCGCGGACGACTACGCGGACCTGCGCATCGAACCCGTCAGTGCGGATTACACCCGCCCGTTCACCCTGCCGGATATCCAGCCGCCGCCACGCCGGCGTGTGGTGTATTTCCCGGGCTCGACCATCGGCAACTTCGAGCCGGCCGGCGCCGTCGCCTTCCTGAAGCGTGCCGCCAGGGTCTGCGGTCCCGGCGGAGGGCTGCTCATCGGGGTCGATCTCCAGAAAGACATCCACGTCCTGGAGGCCGCCTATGACGATGCGCGGGGCGTCACGGCCGCGTTTAACAAAAATATGCTCTATCGAATCAACTGCGAACTCGGGGCGGATTTCGACCCCGACCGCTTCCACCACCGCGCGGTGTACAACCGGGACGAAGGCCGGATCGAGATGCACCTCGTCAGCCAGGAGGCGCAGTCGGTGACGATTTCGGGGCGCCAGGTTGATTTCGACCGCTGCGAGACGATCCATACAGAGAACTCCTACAAATACACGCCGGCGCAATTCGCGCGCCTCGCCGCCCAGGCCGGCTTCGCGCAGCAACGTGTCTGGACCGACGACGCATCTTATTTTAGTGTTCAATACCTGACTGTCGGTGGAACGGGGCCGGCGTGA
- the egtB gene encoding ergothioneine biosynthesis protein EgtB, whose protein sequence is MALLIDTLFDTPSARLVYPFVDGERPESIVERFLTVRGFTAFLCRPLVPEDYVVQSMTDVSPTKWHLAHTSWFFETFVLRPHLAGYVPLNPAYAFLFNSYYVQAGERHCRMQRGLLSRPTVDEVYQYRAHVDEHTVRLIESAGPALLQEIWPLLEVGFHHEQQHQELMLTDLKHVFSINPLYPEYLPYRPSPEPANQALTWAPFEEGLYEIGHTGAGFHYDNEGPRHRHFAEPFALATRLTTNGEYLAFMEDSGYGRPELWLSAGWATCAEAGWEAPLYWERRDGVWLHFTLSGLRPIDLDEPVTHVSYYEADAFARWAGARLPIEQEWEIAAVRQPIEGPFVEEGYYRPVRDSGAGEGPVRQLYGDVWQWTRSAYSPYPGYAPAAGALGEYNGKFMCNQFVLRGASCATSYTHARPTYRNFFSPDARWQFSGIRLAQ, encoded by the coding sequence ATGGCCTTGCTCATAGATACACTATTCGATACGCCGTCGGCCCGGCTCGTTTATCCCTTTGTGGATGGCGAGCGGCCCGAATCGATCGTCGAACGCTTCCTCACCGTACGCGGCTTCACGGCGTTTCTCTGCCGGCCGCTGGTGCCCGAGGACTACGTCGTCCAGTCTATGACGGACGTCAGCCCCACCAAATGGCATCTGGCCCACACGAGCTGGTTTTTCGAGACGTTTGTGCTCCGGCCCCACCTTGCCGGCTACGTCCCGCTCAACCCGGCGTATGCCTTTCTGTTTAATTCCTACTACGTGCAGGCCGGCGAACGGCACTGCCGGATGCAGCGCGGCCTGCTCTCCCGCCCGACGGTGGACGAGGTCTACCAGTATCGGGCGCATGTGGACGAGCACACGGTCCGCCTGATCGAGTCCGCCGGCCCGGCGCTGCTCCAGGAGATCTGGCCGCTGCTCGAGGTGGGCTTCCATCACGAGCAACAGCATCAGGAGTTGATGCTGACCGATCTCAAACACGTCTTTTCGATCAATCCGTTGTATCCGGAATACCTGCCGTATCGCCCTTCGCCCGAGCCGGCCAATCAGGCACTGACGTGGGCTCCATTTGAGGAGGGGCTCTACGAGATCGGGCACACCGGCGCCGGCTTTCACTACGATAACGAGGGCCCCCGGCATCGCCACTTCGCGGAGCCGTTTGCCCTCGCCACACGTCTGACGACCAACGGCGAATATCTTGCCTTTATGGAGGATAGCGGCTACGGACGGCCCGAACTGTGGCTCTCGGCCGGTTGGGCGACATGCGCCGAGGCCGGCTGGGAGGCGCCCCTGTACTGGGAACGCCGGGATGGCGTCTGGCTTCACTTCACCCTCTCCGGACTGCGGCCGATCGACCTCGATGAGCCGGTGACCCACGTCAGTTATTACGAGGCGGACGCCTTTGCCCGATGGGCCGGCGCCCGGCTGCCTATCGAACAGGAATGGGAGATCGCGGCCGTCCGGCAGCCGATCGAGGGGCCGTTTGTCGAAGAAGGCTACTACCGACCGGTCCGCGACAGCGGCGCCGGCGAAGGCCCTGTCCGTCAACTGTATGGCGACGTATGGCAATGGACGCGCAGCGCGTATTCCCCGTACCCCGGTTATGCCCCTGCCGCCGGCGCGCTGGGGGAGTATAATGGCAAGTTCATGTGTAACCAGTTCGTCTTGCGCGGCGCTTCATGCGCAACGTCCTATACCCACGCCCGGCCGACGTATCGCAACTTCTTCTCGCCCGATGCCCGATGGCAGTTCAGCGGCATTCGCCTCGCGCAGTAA
- a CDS encoding tetratricopeptide repeat protein produces the protein MRQIRLWMVVSMLFVSAGCNVFEPFYSEGASDDPEVLLDDARYALQNGDPDKAVTFLEKAYEIDSTNTEVRVELASALFQANGIDLLMMKDLAEFITEQSDDTGAFAGKHPVDPLVCSFVGSSADYQALQFDTEPAYLTIIEHGAVIDRVAALIEGIADTGEDLGANAQANRQMTRAIANLSVAIKLITRAAEQAGGGIYPLRNGIGYCAPDQLTLQALQATIICDAVPYLNRAVQALGARQAILSSDDTEFVELVQDVRDDLTASITATCGIDVRITG, from the coding sequence ATGCGCCAGATCCGTCTTTGGATGGTCGTGTCGATGCTGTTTGTTTCAGCCGGCTGCAACGTCTTCGAACCGTTTTATTCCGAAGGAGCCAGCGACGACCCCGAGGTATTGCTGGACGACGCCCGCTACGCCCTCCAGAACGGAGATCCCGACAAGGCGGTGACGTTCCTCGAAAAAGCCTACGAAATAGACTCGACGAATACGGAAGTCCGCGTCGAACTCGCCTCGGCCCTGTTCCAGGCGAACGGCATCGACCTCCTGATGATGAAGGATCTGGCCGAGTTTATCACGGAACAGAGCGACGACACCGGCGCGTTCGCCGGCAAACATCCCGTCGACCCGCTCGTGTGCTCGTTTGTTGGATCGTCGGCGGATTACCAGGCGCTGCAGTTCGATACCGAACCCGCCTATCTCACCATCATCGAACATGGCGCGGTGATCGACCGCGTCGCGGCGCTCATCGAGGGCATCGCCGACACCGGGGAAGACTTGGGCGCCAACGCCCAGGCCAACCGGCAGATGACCCGCGCCATCGCCAACCTGTCGGTGGCGATAAAGCTGATCACCCGTGCGGCGGAGCAGGCCGGCGGGGGTATCTATCCCCTCAGAAATGGCATCGGATACTGCGCGCCGGACCAGCTGACGCTTCAGGCGCTTCAAGCCACCATCATCTGCGACGCCGTGCCCTATCTCAATCGCGCCGTCCAGGCCCTGGGCGCACGCCAGGCCATCCTGTCATCGGACGACACCGAGTTCGTTGAGCTGGTACAGGACGTCCGGGACGACCTCACGGCGTCCATCACCGCCACCTGCGGGATCGATGTACGCATCACCGGCTGA
- a CDS encoding PH domain-containing protein: MRLLEPAIKTVWTIKFAIVSACLFTVVLGYELYGYIGGSSGLPLPTGALSAAAFVAGLLVTLAIPRLRYRYWRFDLRPEELYLERGIFNRIRTVVPLRRIQHLDVSQNILEREFELSKLIVHTAGSRSSDVVLPGLRMEEAERLRDDVKRYILDDAV, encoded by the coding sequence ATGCGCCTGCTCGAACCTGCTATCAAGACCGTCTGGACGATCAAATTCGCCATCGTCTCGGCGTGTCTCTTCACCGTCGTGCTCGGATATGAGCTGTACGGTTATATCGGGGGATCGAGCGGCCTACCGCTGCCCACCGGCGCCCTCTCGGCCGCCGCGTTCGTGGCCGGCTTGCTGGTTACCCTGGCCATTCCGCGTCTGCGGTATCGGTACTGGCGATTCGACCTCCGCCCGGAGGAGTTGTATCTCGAGCGAGGCATCTTCAATCGCATCCGCACCGTCGTGCCGTTGCGTCGCATCCAGCACCTCGACGTGTCGCAGAACATCCTGGAGCGGGAGTTCGAGTTGAGCAAACTCATCGTCCACACCGCCGGCAGCCGGAGCAGCGACGTGGTGCTCCCCGGCTTACGCATGGAGGAGGCCGAGCGCCTGAGGGACGACGTCAAGCGCTACATCCTGGACGATGCGGTATGA